TACTATTTTGGGCTTcaataataaaacaaattatcCTCTCTAAAGCCTAAGGGTTTCTAAATGGGCCAAGGATAGCTCAAACTTGAATTTCATTTTATTAataacatattttatttaaatttaatttaaaataattttaatttaattcatcatACATCCTCAAATTATAatctttattttaaattaatcccTAAATTTTAAGACGTTTTAATTACATCTCTAAATTATTAATACTATATCAATAAGATTCATCCATTCTTGAAACTGTTAATTTAACAATCAAATTACATGTAAAATGGCATAATTAAGAactgaaaaaataaaattgaataaaaagagTGGTTCATAAAAGCTTCAAAACCTCACACCTAAATTTTTACAATATCTATTTTTCTTAGACATTATTGACATAACAAcgataatttattataaattatctaaaatttatactatttttattttagtatttttattaaaaatttaataaatttttaatttttacgttacattattataaatttattttcatgTGATTTAAATGACATAATATCTAAATATGAAGTAATCAATATATCACATAATAGGTCTaacttttttctttcaattcCATTTTTGtctaatatttttatggcataatGACTTATTTAGTTATGTTAACCcttcatttaatttttatcttttctAACGCTTAAACTTACGTCTTTTATTAAATCAccataaaatagataaaaagtTAAAAGTTTGTTGACTTAACATGTATGTATGTCacatcaacatttaattaatttttaaaattttaaaaattaattaaatgttgacatgTCATCTCCATGACATTCTACGTGTATGTCACGTTAATAAAGTTAACAAACAAatttttctattcattttaaggtgatttgacaaaaaaaatacaagttcaagaggtaaaagagacaaaaaattaaatgaataacaaaaataatttttttgtaaaatggaaaaccaaaaaaattattatgcctataaaaaaattcaatttttttatcaaataacACAATCTTTTAACAcgaaattttttatttcaaaactaatcatgtaaaaaaaaaaagtttgattGGAACAAATAAAGTGAAACATTTAAGACAAGAACGAAGTGGAGATTTTATAACACAAAAATAGAGGACACAAATCCACTTAAAACAGAAAAGGAAAACAACATTCTATTAAGACACAAAGGGGGGATTTCCTTTGTTTGTGTCcaatatagattttttttttcttcccttggAGCTTAATTTCCCATTTAGAAAGCTCCTCTCTTGATAGCATCGTCATTAGCATTTCCAAGGGCAGCTTCACTCAAATATTTGTCAGCCAATTGAACCCTCTTCACGTTCTCTTGTTCAGCAACAAGCATGTTTCCATACTCCAACAGCTTCTCAATGGTCATCGTAGGTTGCTCGAAAGATGGTGGCCCTTCCCTCGAGTTCACGAGCTTTTTCCCGACACTATTGACTCCTACCTCTCCGATCCATTTCCTCACTTCGTCATCGTAAACTCTGGCCCTCAGAGCACCGAAAAAGTCTACAAATTGAACCAACACACATGCAAATACACCGTTAATGATAATTCCTATGGGATCTAATTATGGTTAATTTAATCTGAATAAATTCGATACTTCTACTTTTATAATGTTATCAGAATGTCTAAATTGATAACATTATTAGCTGTTAAATAATTGATGACTAAATAGACTTAAAATTTAGCTGAAATGTAAATTTATTGTAGATTGAATATGATGCTATCAATTTAAACCTATTAATAGGATTGTAATCAAGCTCAGCTGAGCTCATATACTGAGAAGTTCAAGCTCAAATTTAATTTAGAACTCACTGCTCGAAACTTAGGTCAAGCTCAATCAATTACTACTATATAAGCTTGAGGTCAATTAAGCTCATTCACACACAATTGTATAGTCAAACTCGAGTTTAAGCTTGGCCTCGTGCTATATACCAATTTGTTTAGATGAACTATTAATTTATtatcaaattattaaaaataaattaataaaatatacaaattaggcTTACAAGTTGTTCCAATCAAGTACTAAAATATTTGAATTCGACTTACTCAATAGCTTGAGTTGCTTGAGAATGATTGAATCAGATTCGAATTTTTAAATCAAACTTGAATATTGTAAGCACACCAAATTAGAAGTATTAACTTTTGAATTTTAGCATTGTGGAGGGACTAAAACAAAAATTAGACCTTTGTATAGAGACCATGAATTGAAAAAGTGTTGAACGAGAAGCTTACCAATGGATTGGCCCGGGAAGGTGTCAACAAGCTTAACAATGTCATCAACGGGAACATTGTCGGTCCTGAAAATACCTGTGCAAACACCGATCCTATCTTCCCTGGTGGGTGCCCAGTAAAACTTCTCCATACGACCGTCACGGATGAGCGGCGCGTACAGCGTCGAGAAATCGTTACCGGTGACAATGATCGGAACACGAGGGTTCTCTTCCTTGTTGTACATACCGGGGAGCTGAACGTTGGTGGGGTTATCAGCGATGTTCATGAGTGTGGCGTTCACCATTTGGTTGTTCACTGTGTATTGTGTGGTTCCTCCCATACGACCGGCTCCAGCGTCGAGATCGTTGATAAAGAGGCAACACATTTTCCCTTTCTTGATAATGTCGGCGGCCTCACGGTACCTTTGCCTGATCAACTTGGCTGGTTCTCCGGCGTTCCCACTTTCCAATTCTCCGGCACTCATCATAATGGGGCTGTAATGTTAATTCATTATAGCAATTCATTAGCATGTTTCTATTTGCACAATAGACCCtaaatatttacatatttcattaattttgaCCCTACTTTTAAAAAACCAACCAAATTAATCctcaattttatacatttttatctattttaatcaTTAAAGTTATTGACATTTAGTATTATAATCACCTCTGTTAAGGCAAATTTTTGTTTAGCTCATCTATAGattgtaaaattttaagttaacacAAAAGAATAATTGCATTTTGCttctaaaaaattataattaaattctaaaccctctaaaaatagaaaagttatAATTTTAACCCTCTAAAACtagtaaaattttaagttaatacaataataaaattGCTATCttaatatctctagaaatttatagtttaattatAGCACacaaaattttttgacttcatCGGTGGCCATGTAATCAAGACCTTGAATTTGCATCTAAAAAAACATGAACTCACTTGATTCCCATCTTGGCAAAGACAAGCTCACATTGGAAAGATTTTCCTTGACCTTTGCCTCCCCAAATACCCAAGATAAGAGGAACCTGTAATAGAAACAATTGTAGTAAAATTTGGTAAATTTAatgctattttatttttttttttaaaaaaaaaaagagatttcaCTATATATGTTATAGGTGACACACATACCTTAATGTTAGGAAGGGTCATGTAGTTCTTGGTGATGTGAACAACAAGCTTGTCCATGAAAGCTGGGGCAATGTAGAATCCATCCATGTTGTTGTCCAAGTCGTATCTATATCATCCAAACCATTTTTAATTTAGGGTTGAACAAAAAAATCGAAATGCGTatatatgatgtatatgtatatgtacttACGTGCGAAGGCCTTGGCTAATGTACTCATAGGAGCTCATGACAGCATAGTGAGTACCATCGTTCATGGGAGCTTGGAACAATGAGTCGACCAT
The Gossypium arboreum isolate Shixiya-1 chromosome 10, ASM2569848v2, whole genome shotgun sequence genome window above contains:
- the LOC108487273 gene encoding ribulose bisphosphate carboxylase/oxygenase activase 2, chloroplastic; translated protein: MAAAVSTIGAVNRAPLSLNGSGAGASAPSSAFMGNSLKKVSARFNNNGKAPVGSFKIVAAKEIDEDTQTDQDRWKGLAYDISDDQQDITRGKGMVDSLFQAPMNDGTHYAVMSSYEYISQGLRTYDLDNNMDGFYIAPAFMDKLVVHITKNYMTLPNIKVPLILGIWGGKGQGKSFQCELVFAKMGINPIMMSAGELESGNAGEPAKLIRQRYREAADIIKKGKMCCLFINDLDAGAGRMGGTTQYTVNNQMVNATLMNIADNPTNVQLPGMYNKEENPRVPIIVTGNDFSTLYAPLIRDGRMEKFYWAPTREDRIGVCTGIFRTDNVPVDDIVKLVDTFPGQSIDFFGALRARVYDDEVRKWIGEVGVNSVGKKLVNSREGPPSFEQPTMTIEKLLEYGNMLVAEQENVKRVQLADKYLSEAALGNANDDAIKRGAF